One stretch of Rhodothermales bacterium DNA includes these proteins:
- a CDS encoding DUF4238 domain-containing protein: MAEKKKQHIIPECYLKSFVDDTPPAGVSMELYEPAVWITDKSLKEASRRRAPNNVLWKNRYYNLEADNPSRPRIEEELAWLEGRYAKVLEALRRRHELSVRQAIEIALFVAVLFGRTNSFISNMQNQIDEIEHLYRQVDRAYNENESVSDEYWEGSSDGGKLSLILTGPALAQRLLSFGITVVVNESGVP; encoded by the coding sequence ATGGCCGAAAAGAAGAAGCAACATATCATCCCGGAGTGCTACCTGAAGTCTTTCGTCGACGATACGCCGCCAGCCGGTGTCTCGATGGAGTTATATGAGCCCGCCGTCTGGATAACAGATAAGTCGCTAAAGGAAGCGTCCCGTCGACGGGCTCCAAACAACGTCCTTTGGAAGAATCGATACTACAACCTAGAAGCAGACAACCCTTCAAGGCCTCGTATCGAAGAAGAACTCGCGTGGCTAGAGGGCCGGTATGCCAAGGTCCTCGAGGCGCTTCGGCGTCGACACGAGCTCAGTGTTCGACAGGCCATCGAGATCGCTTTGTTTGTCGCTGTTCTATTTGGTAGAACTAATTCGTTCATAAGCAATATGCAGAATCAAATCGACGAGATTGAGCATCTATATCGCCAAGTCGATCGGGCCTACAATGAAAACGAAAGCGTCTCAGATGAGTATTGGGAAGGCTCGAGTGATGGAGGTAAACTCTCACTCATTTTGACCGGTCCCGCTCTGGCACAGCGGCTATTATCCTTCGGGATTACCGTCGTCGTCAACGAAAGCGGTGTTCCTT